A stretch of the Snodgrassella alvi genome encodes the following:
- the hpaC gene encoding 4-hydroxyphenylacetate 3-monooxygenase, reductase component: MNQSPSAMALLYREAMSKVAAAVHVITTEGEAGRYGITLTAVASVTDSPPTLLLCINRNARIQPILRANGQLCVNVLAASQQDVAEHFAGMTSIPAHERFLQHDWQNHQHTTQPQLVGALAHLHGRIIDSHDMGSHSVFYVAIEYINVNEQDNQGLLYFQRQFTQTAVPVCEAGCV, encoded by the coding sequence ATGAACCAATCACCTTCAGCCATGGCTTTACTGTATCGCGAAGCCATGTCGAAAGTTGCCGCAGCAGTGCATGTCATCACCACAGAAGGGGAAGCCGGACGCTATGGTATTACCCTCACCGCAGTCGCTTCGGTAACCGACTCTCCCCCTACACTATTACTCTGCATCAATCGCAATGCTCGTATTCAACCGATTTTGCGCGCCAACGGACAATTATGCGTAAATGTTCTGGCAGCCTCTCAGCAAGATGTGGCGGAACATTTTGCAGGTATGACCTCAATTCCGGCTCATGAGCGGTTTTTGCAACACGATTGGCAGAATCACCAGCATACAACCCAGCCACAATTGGTGGGGGCACTGGCTCATCTGCATGGCCGTATTATTGACAGCCATGATATGGGCAGTCACAGTGTATTTTATGTGGCCATTGAGTACATCAATGTTAATGAACAGGACAATCAGGGTTTGCTGTATTTTCAGCGCCAGTTTACGCAAACCGCTGTACCGGTATGTGAGGCAGGCTGCGTCTAA
- a CDS encoding ABC transporter permease: protein MKLNSLKVGAGRVGEKLPYLLLLLPLGFLLAVVVLPLGAMLQQTNATSFHMVWQDEYMRRLLGWTTLQAAGSSLLTLLLGVPVAWAITRWQFAGRNLVLRLVMLPFVMPTLVAGVGILALFGSQGLLWRGWEGTPWLLLYGNVFFNLPVMVRAVYQGLCQVPASRLYAAQTLGSSVWQRFIQVELPQLLPWLAGGMCMVFLYCFSGFGLALLLGGEHYITLEVQIYQLIAYELDMAQAGVLVLWVLASTLVSGMVYALVSRLSTQANMVRMLPPRIPIRWQKWALLLALLLLLGCCVLPLMAVAWRAVLAGSSWLVLLDGSTWQALFNTVRFTVMAMLLALLLGMTHAALAHRWTWVRSLTFLPFMVSPVCVSFGLLLCYPEWTASLTMLICTYALLAYPFITKDVLSAWDSLPLSYIQAARTLGASSWQVMLYVILPLLRPALQRGLALAAATCVGEFAATLFLSRPEWQTLTTLIYHYLSTAGRDNYDKAMVLTLLLMLLAMLFFGLLEWSKSKKEQHLC, encoded by the coding sequence ATGAAGCTGAACAGCCTGAAAGTCGGCGCCGGCAGAGTGGGAGAAAAGCTGCCTTACTTGCTGTTATTACTGCCGCTGGGGTTTTTGCTGGCTGTAGTAGTGTTGCCTCTGGGGGCGATGCTGCAACAAACTAATGCAACCAGTTTCCACATGGTGTGGCAGGACGAATATATGCGCCGTCTGCTTGGGTGGACAACTTTGCAGGCTGCCGGTAGTAGTTTGCTGACTTTGCTGTTGGGCGTGCCGGTGGCATGGGCGATTACGCGGTGGCAGTTTGCTGGCCGCAATCTGGTACTGCGGTTGGTCATGCTTCCGTTTGTAATGCCAACACTTGTGGCCGGTGTAGGAATTTTGGCGCTATTTGGTTCACAGGGTTTGCTTTGGCGTGGCTGGGAGGGTACGCCTTGGTTGTTATTGTACGGCAATGTGTTTTTTAATTTACCAGTAATGGTGCGTGCAGTCTATCAAGGCTTATGTCAAGTGCCGGCATCGCGTCTTTATGCAGCGCAAACGCTTGGTAGCAGTGTGTGGCAGCGCTTTATTCAAGTGGAGTTGCCGCAGTTGCTGCCATGGCTAGCTGGCGGTATGTGCATGGTGTTTTTATATTGTTTTTCGGGTTTTGGTCTAGCCTTATTGCTAGGCGGTGAGCATTACATTACGCTGGAAGTACAGATTTATCAGCTGATTGCCTATGAGCTGGATATGGCGCAGGCCGGTGTGCTGGTACTGTGGGTGCTGGCGAGTACGTTAGTATCGGGTATGGTATATGCGCTTGTAAGCCGGTTGAGCACACAGGCCAATATGGTACGAATGCTGCCACCACGGATACCAATCAGATGGCAGAAATGGGCGCTGTTACTGGCTTTGTTGCTACTGCTAGGTTGCTGTGTACTGCCGCTTATGGCTGTTGCTTGGCGTGCCGTACTTGCTGGCAGCTCTTGGTTAGTGCTGTTGGATGGTAGTACATGGCAGGCACTGTTTAATACGGTACGATTTACTGTAATGGCCATGCTACTGGCACTGCTGCTGGGTATGACACATGCAGCGCTGGCTCATCGCTGGACATGGGTACGTAGTCTGACTTTTTTACCGTTCATGGTCTCACCTGTATGTGTGTCGTTCGGGCTGTTGTTATGCTATCCGGAATGGACGGCTTCGCTGACCATGTTGATATGTACATATGCATTGCTTGCCTATCCGTTTATTACCAAAGATGTACTGTCCGCATGGGACAGCTTACCACTCAGTTATATACAGGCTGCGCGTACGTTGGGTGCCAGTAGCTGGCAGGTGATGCTGTATGTGATTTTGCCTTTGTTACGGCCGGCCTTGCAGCGGGGGCTGGCACTGGCGGCAGCAACCTGTGTGGGTGAATTCGCAGCCACACTTTTTCTATCACGGCCAGAATGGCAGACCCTAACTACCCTGATTTACCATTATCTAAGTACGGCCGGCCGGGATAATTATGACAAAGCAATGGTGCTGACCTTGCTGCTGATGTTGCTGGCTATGCTTTTTTTTGGGTTGCTGGAATGGAGTAAGAGCAAAAAGGAACAACACTTATGCTGA
- a CDS encoding thiamine ABC transporter substrate binding subunit has translation MKAGKWLIGTLCMLVAVWAQAQTEVRLAVHDSFALPKNVLAGFEQQNQVKLTLIKVGSGNEMLNKLILTRGKPIADAVYGLDNSNISKAQQYQLFATTQPASRAVNVDLPQALAIDYGYITINYDKAWFQKHKKPLPRSLEDLASPAYKDLLVMPSPATSTVGLGFLLANIGGLGEQATWQWWAKMRQNGVKVTKGWSEAYYTDFTLNGGSRPLVVSYASSPVAEVYYGKGKYTTPPTGDLRFKGAVFRQIEGAAVLNHASQPALAAKLVQYLQSNQVQSAIPTSMWVYPAVKGVSLPPVYAHISIPTKVVQPTMADMAAKQQSWVKQWVKVVQR, from the coding sequence ATGAAAGCGGGTAAGTGGTTAATCGGTACATTGTGCATGCTGGTTGCGGTATGGGCACAGGCACAGACTGAGGTGCGTCTCGCGGTACATGATTCTTTTGCTTTACCGAAAAATGTTCTAGCCGGATTTGAGCAGCAAAATCAGGTTAAGTTAACCTTAATCAAGGTGGGCAGCGGTAATGAGATGCTGAATAAGCTCATTCTTACCCGCGGCAAACCGATTGCCGATGCCGTATATGGTCTAGACAACAGCAATATCAGCAAGGCGCAACAATATCAGCTCTTTGCCACCACTCAGCCGGCCAGCCGTGCAGTGAATGTTGATTTACCTCAGGCACTGGCCATCGATTACGGCTACATTACCATTAATTATGATAAGGCTTGGTTTCAGAAACATAAAAAACCCTTGCCGCGGTCTTTAGAAGATCTTGCCAGTCCGGCTTACAAAGATTTGCTGGTGATGCCGAGCCCTGCTACATCAACGGTGGGATTGGGGTTTTTGCTGGCGAATATCGGCGGTCTAGGGGAGCAGGCTACATGGCAGTGGTGGGCAAAAATGCGTCAAAATGGTGTCAAAGTGACTAAGGGCTGGAGTGAAGCCTATTACACTGATTTCACGCTGAATGGTGGCAGCCGACCGCTTGTCGTAAGCTATGCTTCCAGTCCCGTAGCTGAAGTATATTACGGTAAAGGGAAATATACTACGCCACCAACCGGAGATCTGCGCTTTAAAGGAGCGGTATTCCGCCAAATAGAAGGTGCGGCGGTATTGAATCATGCTAGCCAGCCGGCATTGGCGGCAAAATTGGTGCAGTATCTGCAAAGTAATCAGGTGCAAAGTGCCATACCGACATCTATGTGGGTTTATCCGGCCGTGAAGGGGGTGTCATTGCCACCGGTATACGCACACATCAGTATTCCCACTAAAGTTGTGCAGCCAACGATGGCAGATATGGCAGCCAAACAGCAAAGCTGGGTGAAACAATGGGTAAAGGTAGTGCAACGCTAA
- a CDS encoding FeoA family protein has product MSTLTLDQLPFGQPAVITRLLPESMPFRRRLLAMGITPGSHVTVIRTAPMGDPLEIKTRGFYLCLRRSEAQAIGVVEAE; this is encoded by the coding sequence GTGTCAACACTAACTCTCGATCAACTACCGTTCGGGCAACCGGCAGTTATTACCCGACTGTTGCCCGAATCTATGCCATTTCGCCGCCGCTTGTTAGCCATGGGCATCACTCCCGGCAGCCACGTTACTGTTATCCGTACCGCCCCCATGGGCGACCCTCTGGAAATCAAAACCCGTGGTTTTTACCTGTGCCTGCGCCGCAGCGAAGCACAGGCTATTGGCGTAGTTGAGGCTGAGTAA
- a CDS encoding ABC transporter ATP-binding protein produces MLSWQQVNKQFGRKIVAADLSLHVADGELVAVLGESGSGKSTLLNMAAGLVQPDNGQILIDEADITFLPAEQRRIGLMFQDYALLPHLNVWQNVAFGLRMHGVSKAQAKQQAQEFLAEVGLADMAMQSVELLSGGEQQRVALIRALILQPRALLLDEPFSALDTTLRGSLQQLTLRLLRQQQCPAVLVTHSPQEAFALADRICLLRQGRWVQEGNAATLLARPTDAWAARLLGCDNVTDHFYIPQQALCYDLENGVQVQVTDVCLTARAYDVQLLHPQYGLLRWWLPLHRTVNRGDQLPLTVLQDQIVFFH; encoded by the coding sequence ATGCTGAGTTGGCAGCAGGTTAACAAACAATTTGGCCGCAAAATAGTGGCTGCTGATTTAAGCCTGCACGTAGCTGATGGTGAGCTGGTAGCGGTACTGGGTGAGAGCGGCAGTGGTAAATCAACGTTGCTGAATATGGCAGCCGGTCTGGTGCAGCCGGATAACGGACAAATCCTGATTGATGAAGCGGATATTACGTTTTTGCCGGCAGAGCAGCGCCGTATCGGGCTCATGTTTCAGGACTACGCTTTATTACCGCATCTGAATGTATGGCAAAACGTGGCTTTTGGTTTGCGCATGCATGGGGTTAGCAAGGCACAGGCAAAGCAGCAGGCGCAAGAGTTTCTGGCTGAAGTGGGTTTGGCTGACATGGCAATGCAGTCAGTTGAGTTGTTGTCTGGAGGGGAGCAGCAACGAGTAGCACTCATAAGGGCACTGATTTTGCAACCGCGGGCTTTGCTGCTGGATGAGCCTTTCTCTGCATTGGATACAACCTTGCGAGGTAGTTTGCAGCAATTAACCTTACGCCTATTGCGCCAGCAGCAATGTCCGGCTGTATTGGTCACTCACAGCCCGCAGGAAGCATTTGCGCTGGCCGACCGTATCTGCCTGTTGCGGCAAGGACGCTGGGTGCAGGAAGGCAATGCAGCAACACTGCTAGCGCGACCAACAGATGCATGGGCAGCACGTCTGTTGGGCTGTGATAATGTGACAGACCATTTCTATATTCCGCAGCAGGCTTTGTGTTATGACCTTGAAAACGGTGTGCAGGTACAGGTAACTGACGTTTGTCTGACCGCCAGAGCTTACGATGTACAATTGCTGCATCCGCAATATGGATTATTACGCTGGTGGTTACCGCTGCATCGGACGGTGAATCGGGGAGACCAACTACCTTTAACTGTGCTACAAGATCAAATCGTTTTTTTTCACTGA
- the feoB gene encoding Fe(2+) transporter permease subunit FeoB, which translates to MKIALIGNPNSGKSTLFNALTGSRQQVGNWPGVTVERKIGSTQINGQSVEIVDLPGTYAIENLDMAASQDEMIAREFVLNEPDTLIINIIDATNLQRSLYLTFQLLDLKKPMLVVLNMMDALQNMGENINISTLTQQLGCPVIAISAAKKMGLIQLQQAISKAFSQPVAADPQLDTLGKKQSDIIRHYLSQLPADSVVNQIDQWSLIELLLKQSSISLSSDEEHIVQQCRDELSSWCNYEIDIALASSRYDAIDQLSRTVIEKPREANQSLSDKIDRFTLGRYTGIPFFLFVMYLMFMLAVKFGSVFIDFFDVLFGTIFVDGFSTLLTHIGSPEWLIAILANGIGSGIQTVATFIPVIAAMFLCLSFLEDSGYLARAAMVVDRGMRAIGLPGKAFVPMLVGFGCGVPAIMGTRTLDCARDRLMSISMIPFMSCGARLPVYTLFAVIFFPNNASSVVFILYLLGIGVAIFTGLILKHTLLPGDTTPFIMEMPAYRLPTLRGMLYLTWSRLKGFIFRAGQAIVLMVTILSLLNSLGSDGSFGHPDSSQSVLSVASQKITPVFTPMGISEQNWPATVGIFTGIFAKEAVIATLNSLYSMKAEEDGGEEEFNLQAGIIKALKTIPANLSEMAGSFLDPLGFRALDENTASVQQDMDISSRTITKLESSFGGSAAAMAYLIFILLYTPCAAALGTIYREAGWRWMLFVAGWTFLTGWSCATVYYQYHQLSRSASASYWIGSVAILLILVICAMKIIGSRRQTCQIAMKTCPHSKGSCCH; encoded by the coding sequence ATGAAAATAGCATTAATCGGCAACCCCAACAGCGGCAAAAGCACATTATTTAACGCCCTTACCGGCTCTCGCCAGCAAGTAGGCAACTGGCCAGGTGTTACTGTAGAGCGCAAAATTGGCAGTACCCAGATAAATGGGCAGTCAGTAGAAATCGTCGACCTGCCCGGTACTTATGCCATCGAAAACCTCGACATGGCAGCCTCACAGGACGAAATGATCGCGCGCGAGTTTGTGCTCAACGAACCTGACACCCTAATTATCAATATAATCGATGCTACCAACCTGCAACGCAGCCTGTACCTTACCTTTCAGCTGCTTGATCTGAAAAAGCCAATGCTGGTCGTACTCAACATGATGGATGCCCTGCAGAACATGGGCGAAAACATCAATATCAGTACCCTTACCCAGCAGCTTGGCTGCCCTGTTATAGCCATATCTGCAGCGAAAAAGATGGGTTTAATACAATTGCAGCAAGCAATCAGCAAAGCTTTCAGCCAGCCTGTAGCTGCTGACCCGCAACTGGACACCCTCGGAAAAAAACAAAGTGATATCATCCGCCACTATCTGTCGCAACTGCCGGCAGACAGTGTAGTAAACCAAATCGATCAATGGTCATTAATTGAACTGCTGCTGAAACAAAGTTCTATTTCTCTTAGCAGTGACGAAGAGCACATTGTTCAGCAATGTCGTGACGAACTATCTAGTTGGTGTAACTATGAAATCGACATCGCACTGGCTAGCTCTCGTTACGATGCCATTGACCAGCTAAGTCGTACGGTTATCGAAAAACCACGTGAAGCAAACCAGTCTCTATCCGACAAAATCGACCGTTTTACCCTAGGTCGATATACCGGCATACCGTTTTTTCTGTTTGTCATGTACCTTATGTTTATGCTGGCAGTAAAATTCGGCTCCGTATTCATCGACTTTTTCGATGTTCTTTTTGGCACAATATTTGTTGATGGCTTTTCTACCTTACTTACCCATATTGGTTCACCAGAATGGCTGATAGCTATACTGGCTAACGGCATCGGTAGCGGCATCCAAACTGTAGCCACCTTTATCCCTGTCATTGCCGCCATGTTTCTGTGCCTGTCGTTTCTCGAGGATTCCGGCTATCTGGCACGAGCAGCTATGGTTGTAGACAGAGGCATGCGTGCCATCGGTTTACCGGGAAAAGCGTTCGTGCCCATGCTCGTTGGTTTCGGCTGCGGTGTGCCAGCCATTATGGGCACACGCACCCTAGACTGCGCACGTGACCGTCTGATGTCCATCAGCATGATTCCGTTTATGTCTTGTGGCGCCAGATTACCCGTCTATACCTTATTTGCCGTTATCTTCTTTCCTAATAATGCTTCCAGTGTCGTATTTATCTTGTATTTACTCGGTATCGGTGTCGCCATCTTTACCGGTCTGATACTCAAACACACTTTGCTACCGGGTGATACCACACCATTTATCATGGAAATGCCTGCCTATCGTCTACCAACACTACGCGGCATGCTCTACCTCACATGGTCACGCTTAAAAGGGTTTATTTTCCGTGCCGGACAGGCCATCGTGCTGATGGTTACCATTCTTAGCCTGCTCAACTCCCTTGGTAGCGACGGTTCATTTGGCCACCCCGATAGCAGCCAGTCTGTACTATCTGTAGCCAGCCAAAAAATCACCCCCGTATTTACCCCAATGGGTATCAGCGAACAAAACTGGCCAGCCACCGTTGGCATCTTCACCGGCATCTTTGCCAAAGAGGCCGTTATCGCCACGCTTAATTCCCTTTACTCAATGAAAGCAGAAGAAGACGGTGGCGAGGAAGAATTCAACCTGCAAGCAGGCATCATCAAAGCTTTAAAAACCATTCCTGCCAACCTTAGCGAAATGGCCGGCTCATTTCTTGACCCGCTTGGCTTCAGAGCCCTTGACGAAAATACAGCCAGCGTCCAGCAGGACATGGACATCAGCAGCCGTACCATAACTAAACTTGAAAGTTCCTTTGGTGGCAGCGCCGCTGCCATGGCATATTTGATATTCATTTTGCTCTACACCCCCTGTGCCGCTGCGCTTGGTACCATCTACCGCGAAGCCGGCTGGCGCTGGATGCTATTTGTTGCTGGCTGGACATTCCTCACTGGCTGGAGCTGTGCCACCGTCTACTACCAGTATCACCAGCTCAGCCGTTCGGCCAGTGCCTCCTACTGGATTGGTAGTGTAGCTATTTTACTGATCCTCGTAATCTGTGCCATGAAAATCATCGGTAGCCGGCGCCAGACCTGTCAGATAGCCATGAAAACCTGTCCACATAGCAAAGGCAGCTGCTGCCACTGA
- the fba gene encoding class II fructose-bisphosphate aldolase (catalyzes the reversible aldol condensation of dihydroxyacetonephosphate and glyceraldehyde 3-phosphate in the Calvin cycle, glycolysis, and/or gluconeogenesis), which translates to MALVSMRQLLDHAAENSYGLPAFNVNNLEQMRAIMEAADEVNAPVIVQASAGARKYAGAPFLRHLILAAVEEFPHIPVVMHQDHGASPEVCQRSIQLGFSSVMMDGSLLSDAKTPSTYEYNVDVTRKTVYMAHACGVSVEGEIGCLGNLETGDAGEEDGVGAAGKLSHEQMLTSVDEAARFVQDTGVDALAIAIGTSHGAYKFTRKPTGDVLRIDRIREIHERLPNTHLVMHGSSSVPQEWLQVINEYGGKIPETYGVPVEEIVEGIKYGVRKVNIDTDLRLASTGAIRRFLATHPAEFDPRKYFTETIKAMKQVCIDRYVAFGAAGHAGQIKPVSLEKMANRYAAGELVQIVK; encoded by the coding sequence ATGGCTTTAGTTTCTATGCGCCAACTGCTCGACCATGCTGCTGAAAACAGCTATGGCTTGCCGGCGTTTAATGTCAATAATCTTGAACAAATGCGTGCGATTATGGAAGCGGCCGATGAAGTTAACGCTCCGGTGATTGTGCAGGCCAGCGCCGGTGCGCGTAAATATGCCGGTGCACCATTTTTGCGCCATCTGATTTTGGCAGCTGTAGAAGAATTTCCGCATATTCCGGTAGTGATGCATCAGGATCATGGCGCTTCTCCGGAAGTGTGCCAGCGTTCTATTCAGCTGGGATTTTCATCTGTAATGATGGATGGTTCTTTGTTGAGCGATGCTAAAACACCTTCTACTTATGAATACAATGTAGATGTGACGCGTAAAACTGTATATATGGCGCATGCGTGCGGGGTTTCGGTTGAGGGAGAAATCGGTTGTCTGGGTAATCTGGAAACCGGCGATGCCGGTGAAGAAGATGGGGTCGGCGCCGCAGGCAAGCTCAGCCATGAACAGATGCTGACCAGTGTGGATGAAGCGGCACGTTTTGTCCAGGATACCGGTGTGGATGCACTGGCAATTGCCATCGGTACCAGCCACGGCGCTTATAAATTCACCCGCAAACCGACAGGCGATGTTTTGCGTATCGACCGCATCCGTGAAATCCACGAACGCCTGCCCAATACCCATCTGGTGATGCATGGTTCCAGCTCAGTGCCACAGGAATGGTTGCAGGTGATTAATGAGTATGGCGGCAAGATTCCGGAAACGTATGGTGTGCCGGTAGAAGAGATTGTCGAAGGGATTAAATACGGTGTGCGCAAGGTCAATATTGACACCGATTTGCGTTTGGCCAGCACCGGTGCCATCCGCCGTTTTCTGGCTACTCATCCGGCAGAATTTGACCCGCGCAAATACTTCACCGAAACCATTAAAGCAATGAAACAGGTGTGTATTGATCGTTATGTGGCTTTTGGTGCTGCTGGCCACGCTGGACAGATTAAACCGGTGTCGCTGGAAAAAATGGCTAACCGTTATGCTGCTGGTGAGCTAGTACAGATTGTAAAATAA
- the glmU gene encoding bifunctional UDP-N-acetylglucosamine diphosphorylase/glucosamine-1-phosphate N-acetyltransferase GlmU, with product MATSSLNIVILAAGKGTRMYSRLPKVLHEIGGISMLERVIHTAQSLNPDSISVVIGHGKELVRQRIQANVHWVEQDQQLGTGHAVKMALPNLADSGRTLILYGDVPLIDQQTLADLLSIAGEDVALLTDVLDNPTGYGRIIRQQGNVVAIVEEKDASAAEKAICETNTGIFVLPNRKLAQWLNALQNHNAQQEYYLTDVIARAQHDKIPVHPLQVRASWLAAGVNNKLQLAQLERILQQQQANALLQAGVTLRDPARFDLRGQLKHGQDVIIDVNVVLEGNIELGDNVSIGANCVIKNATIGAGTVIQPNSHLDNCIIGSNAQIGPFARLRPQAQIGDAVHIGNFVEVKNSTIGYGSKANHLTYLGDATIGEQTNIGAGTITCNYDGVNKYRTVIGNQVRIGSGNMLVAPITIGDRATTGAGSTLSRNCPPDKLTLARSRQTTLNEWKRPEKKPQE from the coding sequence ATGGCTACTTCATCCCTTAATATCGTTATCCTCGCTGCTGGTAAAGGCACCCGCATGTATTCACGTCTGCCTAAAGTTCTGCATGAAATAGGCGGCATCAGCATGTTGGAACGGGTGATCCACACAGCACAGAGTCTGAACCCTGATAGCATAAGCGTGGTTATCGGCCATGGTAAAGAGCTAGTAAGGCAACGCATTCAGGCGAACGTACACTGGGTCGAACAGGACCAACAGCTTGGCACTGGCCATGCAGTTAAAATGGCGTTACCCAATCTGGCTGACAGCGGACGTACCCTGATACTCTATGGCGACGTGCCCTTAATAGACCAGCAGACATTAGCGGATTTACTCAGTATCGCTGGTGAAGATGTCGCTCTACTTACCGACGTTCTCGACAACCCCACCGGCTATGGCCGCATCATCCGCCAGCAAGGCAACGTAGTCGCCATTGTTGAAGAAAAAGATGCCAGCGCTGCCGAAAAAGCCATTTGCGAAACCAACACCGGCATCTTTGTTTTGCCCAACCGCAAACTGGCTCAATGGCTCAATGCCTTGCAAAACCACAACGCTCAGCAGGAATACTACCTAACCGACGTAATCGCACGAGCACAACACGATAAAATCCCTGTACACCCTCTACAGGTACGTGCCTCATGGCTAGCGGCGGGTGTCAACAATAAGCTTCAACTGGCGCAGCTAGAAAGGATTTTGCAACAGCAACAGGCCAACGCCCTGCTTCAGGCCGGCGTAACCCTGCGTGATCCGGCACGCTTCGACTTACGTGGCCAGTTAAAACACGGACAGGACGTCATCATCGATGTAAACGTCGTACTTGAAGGCAACATAGAACTGGGCGACAACGTCAGCATTGGTGCCAACTGCGTCATAAAAAACGCCACCATTGGCGCAGGTACTGTAATCCAACCCAACTCGCACCTAGATAACTGCATTATCGGCAGCAACGCGCAAATTGGTCCGTTTGCTCGTCTGCGACCACAGGCACAGATTGGTGATGCCGTACACATCGGCAACTTTGTTGAAGTCAAAAACAGCACCATTGGCTATGGCAGCAAAGCTAACCACCTTACCTATCTGGGCGATGCCACCATTGGCGAACAAACCAATATCGGTGCCGGCACCATCACTTGCAACTACGACGGCGTCAATAAATACCGTACTGTCATCGGCAACCAAGTACGCATCGGTTCTGGCAACATGCTGGTAGCGCCAATCACCATTGGCGACCGTGCCACCACCGGTGCCGGCAGTACTTTGAGCAGAAACTGCCCGCCAGATAAGCTCACTCTGGCCCGCAGCCGGCAAACTACCTTGAACGAATGGAAGCGCCCTGAAAAAAAACCACAGGAATAA
- a CDS encoding pyrimidine 5'-nucleotidase: protein MTTHYWIFDLDNTLHYADAGIFNVINQNMTHFLASQLHIDQIAASQLRQQYWDDYGATLIGIGLHHPEINLHEFLLACHPLEKLLPLLKPMPELSQTLTYLHGHKIVFSNGPSHYVQALIKAMGIQQYFHAVIGTDNVEMHCKPHPHAYHSLCRQLHIHPQQCIMVDDSPANLHTAHMLGMRTVWYGPQSYPRANIDAAVTDMAGLRDIALTLL, encoded by the coding sequence ATGACAACTCATTACTGGATTTTCGACCTAGACAACACCTTGCATTATGCAGATGCCGGCATCTTCAACGTCATTAATCAGAATATGACACACTTTCTGGCTTCTCAACTGCACATTGATCAAATTGCCGCTTCACAACTACGCCAGCAATATTGGGACGATTACGGTGCTACACTTATTGGAATCGGCCTGCATCATCCTGAAATTAATCTGCACGAATTTCTGCTTGCCTGCCACCCACTTGAAAAGCTTCTGCCTTTGCTTAAACCCATGCCTGAGCTATCACAGACACTGACCTATCTACATGGGCACAAGATAGTTTTTTCCAATGGTCCCAGCCACTATGTACAGGCACTAATCAAAGCAATGGGAATCCAGCAATATTTTCATGCAGTAATTGGAACGGATAATGTAGAAATGCACTGTAAACCCCATCCCCATGCATATCACAGCCTATGTCGGCAGCTACATATTCATCCTCAGCAATGCATTATGGTTGATGACAGCCCAGCCAATCTGCACACTGCACATATGCTGGGCATGCGTACTGTATGGTATGGTCCACAGAGTTATCCAAGAGCAAATATTGATGCTGCAGTTACTGATATGGCAGGCCTGCGCGACATTGCGCTTACCTTATTGTGA
- a CDS encoding spore cortex protein, with protein sequence MRAGICLICTILALSGCTWETYQDATGQTRLRQKYEPGTRVVYQDGTYSHNMLYNKMRPEPHAMKPGVGDVNEKLPAHTKWDQPESSAE encoded by the coding sequence ATGCGTGCGGGAATCTGCTTGATATGCACAATACTGGCACTCAGCGGCTGTACATGGGAAACTTATCAGGATGCCACCGGCCAGACCAGATTGCGCCAGAAATACGAACCGGGTACACGCGTGGTGTATCAGGATGGCACTTATTCCCACAACATGCTGTACAACAAAATGCGCCCCGAACCACATGCTATGAAACCCGGGGTGGGCGACGTTAATGAAAAACTGCCGGCTCACACCAAGTGGGATCAGCCAGAAAGCAGTGCTGAATAA
- the hpaR gene encoding homoprotocatechuate degradation operon regulator HpaR: protein MANTSKYSSLNIILIQTREALLSHFRPMLNDIGITDQQWRIIRLLAENGIMDFQELARQACILRPSLTGILTRLERLNYVVRLKPSNDQRRVFLKLTPVGEKLYEDFCVAVDARYKVLEQRFTQEKLQQLGTLLKEFTNIAVDKEEKEP, encoded by the coding sequence ATGGCAAACACATCTAAATACTCATCCCTCAACATCATTTTGATTCAGACTCGTGAAGCATTACTTTCCCATTTCCGCCCCATGCTGAACGATATCGGAATTACAGATCAGCAATGGCGTATTATCCGCTTACTGGCAGAAAATGGTATTATGGACTTTCAGGAGCTGGCTAGACAGGCATGCATTCTGCGCCCCAGCCTCACCGGTATCCTGACACGACTGGAAAGGCTCAATTATGTTGTACGCCTGAAACCGTCCAACGACCAGCGCAGGGTGTTTCTGAAGCTAACGCCAGTAGGCGAGAAACTGTATGAAGATTTCTGTGTAGCGGTAGATGCCCGTTATAAAGTGTTGGAGCAGCGTTTTACTCAGGAAAAACTACAGCAACTGGGTACTCTGCTGAAAGAATTTACTAATATCGCTGTTGATAAAGAAGAAAAAGAACCCTGA